GGACGCGCCCGCCGTAACCGCTGACAGCTCCGGTGACGCGTCGGTAGCGTGGCCAACATGCCATGCACTGTGCTCGTCACCGGGGCAAGCGGCACGCTCGGCCACCATGTGGTGCCCGAGGCGACGGAAGCCGGCCATCAGGTGCGCGCATTGAGCCGTCGGGAGCGGGTCGGATATACCGGGGTGCACTGGCATCAGGCCGACCTGCTCTCGCCCGAGGGGTTGGATGCCGCACTCGACGGCGTAGACGCCGTTATCCATTGCGCCACGCAAGCCGCGGGCAGTAAGGACGTCCGGGCGGCGCGGAACCTGATCGAGGCGGTGCGGCGCAAGGGCGTGGGGCACCTCATCTACGTCTCGATCGTGGGGATCGACGACATTCCGCTGCCCTATTACAAGACCAAGCTGCGGGTGGAGCAGGCTCTCGAGATGTCTGGGGTGGGGCACACGATCCTGCGCGCCACCCAGTTCCACGAGCTAATAGAAAAGACGTTCTCGACACAGCGATTTTCACCCCTGCTGTGGACGCTGCGCGGCGTCCGATTTCAGCCGATCGACACCCGGGATGTGGCCGCCCGGCTGGTCTCCCTGATCGATTCCGAACCTGCGGGGCGGGCGGCCGACATCGGCGGGCCCAGCGTCCACAGTCACTCAGAATTGGGACAGATGTATCTGTCAGCACACAACAGCGTGCGTCGCGTGGCCAGTTTCACGCTTCCCGGGCGGATCGTCGCCGGTTACAGGTCGGGGGCCAACCTGACCCCGGAAAATGCAGTCGACGGCGTTTCGTTCCAGGACTATCTGGGTGGCGGCGGATAGCTCAGCGGCCTCGATCGGTGACCATTGGCACTACCCCGGCGACACAGTTTGGCTACTGGCCTTGCATGTCACAGCGATCGTCGTAGGCTCGACAGCGATGAGCACTTCAGCGCCGCAGGACAGGTCGATGCGGGCTGCCGACACCGACCGTATCCAGGTGGCGCAGCTGCTCACCGATGCTGCCGCCGCGGGCCGGCTGCCGATGTCCGAATATGAGGACCGGCTAGCAAAGGCTTACGCGGCCGAGACCTACGATGATCTGGCCCGCCTCAGCCGCGACCTTCCCGGCGCGGTGAACTGTTCGGCGAGCCACTGTCGCCCCGCCCCCTCGACGCTGCTGCTGGCGATAATGAGTGGGTTCGAGCGCCGCGGCCGGTGGAACGTGCCGAAGAAGCTGACGACGTTCGCACTCTTCGGCGGCGGAGTGGTCGATCTGCGCTACGCCGACTTCACCGCACCCGATGTCGACGTCCATACCTATTCGATCTTCGGCGGGCAGACCATCCTGGTGCCGCCCGAGGTGAATGTCGATGTCGACGGCGTCGGCGTGATGGGGAACTTCGATCAGAGCGTCGACGGGGACGGCACCTCCGGCGCTCCGCGTGTGCACATCCGCGGCTTCTCGCTGTGGGGCAGCGTCAGCGTCAAGCGTAAGAAGCGCCGTAACCAGATCGACTAGAGCTCGGCCGCCGCTGCTGCGATCGCACCACCGATCGCCGGCGGTCACCTACGCAAAACGGGCGGGCCCGAAGGCCCGCCCGTTCTGATGTCGAACGGTCAGTGGTTGCAGCTTGCGGCGGCCACACAGGTCAGCGACTTGTTCGAGTTGGAAGGTTTGGCGCTCGACACCTTGGCGGTGGGCCCGTCCCCGGCGATGGCCTTGGGCAGCGTGCCCGGCAGGTCCTTCTCGTCCGGGAGGATCTTGTTGCCCAGGTACTGATTCGAGTACTTCTGCGTCTGGTTGTAGTAGTACTTGCCGGCGTTGACGTTCAGCTCGCCTTGAATCACACCGTTGGTGCCCTTGCTGGGATCGGCGTAGTTCGCGGTGCCGAAGTTGGTGTGGTACACCTCGCCCAACGGGCTGTCGTCGAGCGTCTTGTTGACGCCGGGCGTCTGGTTGAACACCTTGTCGCCGACGGCCTGCGCCGCGCGGACGCCCGGGGCGGGGTTGTCGAAGGCTGGTCTGCCCACCGCGTTGCCTGATGCGCTGGTGTCAGCGGATGCCAGCCCCGTCGGCAAGGCCACCGCCAACGCGCCGCCCGCGATGACGCCCCCAACCAATGTCCGCGTCCGCACCGAACGCTCGGACATTTTCCGATGCTTTGCCATGCCTGTAACCTCTCGTGAGTGGCGTTGCGCCACAGCTGAATTGGACCTATCCGGCCGACATTGCCGCTGGCCCGCCAGCGAACCTAAGGCACCGCGAGCGCGGGCGATAGGTAGTGGCAAAGTTGTTCATTTGCTGTTCGGCACATGCTCATGAGAATTCACAGCTCGTCCACAGGAGTCGTCGAGATACGTGAAAACGCAACGGCCCCCTCCGTTTTGGAGGGGGCCGTTGCGTTTGGAGAACAGGCGTTACTTGTCCTTGTGGCTCTTGCTGTCCTTGTTGCCTTTGGTGTCGTTGCTCTTGCTGTCCTTGTTGTCAGCATGGGCATTGCCGGCGTGCGCGCTGGAGTCGCCGCCAGAAGCACCCTTGGCGGAAGCACCCGTGGCAGCCGCGCCCTTGGCAGTGTCCTGCTTGTCGGCTCCGGCCTTGGTCGTGGGCTTGAAGGCCTTCTCTAGGTTCTTCGTGGCGTTCTCGACGAACCTCTCGCCGGCCGACTTCTTACGCTCGGTCGTGCTCGATTTCGGAGCGAACTTGTTCGGGGCCTTGGTGGTGGCGCCGGCGTCGGCCGACTCGGTACCACCGACCTTCTCCTCGGACTCCTCTTGTGCCGCAGCCTCTTTGACTTCCGTGACCTCTTTGGTGGTCGTGGTCTTGGGCGTCAGCTTCAGGCCCAGGTCCAGCTTCGGCAGCTCGAACTTCGGAGCCTCGGGCTTGGAGACCTCGACGGCAGGAGTGACTGCCCCGCTGCTCTCCTCGGCGGTCTCGGCAGCCTCGTCGACCGTGGTGTCCTCAGCCTTGACCTCAAGCGTCTTGACGAGCTTGGACTCGGCAGGTGCCTCGAGCTTCTCCGCAAGCTTCTTGAACGACGACTCGATGTCGGTCGGCAGGCTCAGGAGCTTGCTGACGTTGGGCAGGCTGGTGGAGGTCACCGAACCGGGCTCGGCTTCGGTCTTCACCGGGGTTTCCTGCTGTGCCGACAGCAGACTGACGTCGGCAACTTCCTCCTCGGGCACACCGCCCGGCACCGGATTCAGCGTCCCCTGCGTAATCGCATCCACAACGTAGGTGACGGCAGCAGTGATACCCGTGTTCGCTCCGTAGCCGAAGAAGAACGAGTTGCTCAGATTCTGCGCGAAGCCACCGTCCGGCAGGTTGTCGTTCAAGATGCTGCCGACCACCATGGCGGCTCCGCCAGTGAAGAATTCATCGACGCGCTTCGACAGCTGGAGACGCTGGGTCGGGTCGAACGCATCGACGATCGACGCGCCGATCACCGAACCGAGATAGGCGAACTCGTTGAAGCCGGCCTCGAAGAAGATGTTGTCGACGACGTCGAGGGGCAGGATGTTGTCGCTCAGGTAGTACGCGAGGCCGGTGAAGCCGTCCTTGCAGACTGCGCCGGAGGCCGAGCAATCACCCGGAGCGTAGTAGTTCTCATTGGCCTCGTTGCCGGCCTGGTCGTAGAACTGGACGCCATCGCCCATGTCGCCGACGGTCGCGGCGACAAGTTGGCCCTCTTCGTTTTCGTAGTAGAGCTGCCGTCCGTATCGATCGACGAGAGCGGTGTCGGCTGGTGTGTTCTCGTCCGGGTACTCGAGTTCGTCGTCCTCGTTCAGGATGTAGCCGGTAGTGGGGCCGGTAACGACGCCCTGGTAGTAGTAACCGCCATAGCCCTGGGTGAAGGATTGCCACGCGCCCTGCAGCGAAAGCGCCACGAGGTTGATCTGCTCGGCCGTCATGGTCCGATGCACGGTCGCTTCGGCGGTCGAGGCGGCAACCGTGATCTCGTCACGAGGAACGAACAGCGCGGGGGTCCCGGCAACCAGCGCACCGGCGCTGAGGAGGGCCACACCAGTGGTGACGAGCGGACGGACTGCCATGTGGGTGTGGCCCCTTATCTCATGCGCAGGACGGATTCCTGAGAATCCGTCCTGGTATCTGCTTACTACCTTAAAAGTCCTTGAGAAGGGTAATTCCCGTCACCACCTCCCGCAACCTGTTCCGATGCGGGACCGGACCCCTTGACACGCCGCTTCAGAGCTGTTTTTCCGGGCAATGGATGCGAATTTTTTCGAAACCGAACCGGAAATTCCCGACCCATCCCTGTTCAGCTAATTTCGCATACCGTTGCCACTCAGTCCGCCGACGACAAACCCCCCGGTTACTGCGTTCGGAATCCGTGGCAGCAAGGTCGCCGGCACCGGTCCGGCACACTTGCCCGCGGGGACGCGATGCTCTCCATAGAACTAGGTCAACGGCATGATCACGGACGCCCCTACCGCAGATCGGTCGCCGCTCCGTGCTGTCCGCTCCGCGCTTCGCCACCCTCGTTCCCGCCCTCAGGGACGACTGGCCGCTCCGGCCGCCAGAACGGGGAGGAACCATCGCCGTTACGAAAACCGACCGCCGCCACCATTCAATTCGATCGGCATTTTGCAGAATGACGACAGCGCCGGGAAACGCGAGGCACTCGTCGCCTTACCCGGCAGTCAATATGTCCAGGTCACAGGCGCGAGCGAACATCGTCGCGCGTCAATAGACCTGAGAGAAACCTGAGATGACGCTCAGTTTCGTGCCGTGCGACTACTTGTCGCCGCTGCCGCCGTCGGTGCCCGCGTCCTTGCCCCCGTCGGTGGCGTTCTTGACAGCCTCGCCCAGTTTCTTCAAGAACTTGCTGCCGTTCGACTCACCCTTGGGCCGACCGCTGTCGAAGAGGATCGGCGGCGTGAACTTGTTGCCGCCCTTGGTATCCGTGCCCGTGTTCTGCTCCGCGGGCTCTTCCTCTTTCTCTTTGATCTTGGCGGTGGGCTTGGGGTCGAGCGCCGGCACCTTGAGCTCGGGCACCTTGAACTCAGGCGCCTTCGGGGGTTCGAACTTTGGCGGTTCGAAGGTCGGGGGCTCGAACTTCGGAGCCTCCGGTGTTTGGACGACGCCACCCAGCGGGTCGGCTTCTGGGCCTCCCTCGGCCGGATCCAGAGCGCCCTTGTCCACGAGCTGGTCGGCGGTTTCAGCGTCTTCGACGAGTTTGGTCTCGTCCGCGGCCGGTGCCTTGAACGGCAACTTCACCAGGCCCTTGAACGGTGAATCGACCTTGGCAGTCGAGAGGTTCAACAGTGACACCGGCCCCGGCAGGCTGGTCAGGCTCGAGCCGGTCTCTTTCTCAGCCAGCAGTGTGGTGGTCTCGGGGCCGGACTCATCCAGCGTCTGGACCCCGGGGCCGGAGTCGAGCGGGTTGATCAGGTTCGGCTCAGGAGTGGGCGTCCCTTGCACGATGGCGTCCACCACGTAGGTGAACGCCGCGTAGATACCGGTGTTGGCGCCGTATCCGAAGAAGAATGAGTTGGTCAGCCCGTAGGCGTAGCCGTCCTGGGGCAGGTTGTCGAGCAGCAGATTGCCGACGAGTTGTGTTGCGCCGCCTTCAAAGAAGTCGTCGACGCGTTTGGTCAGATCCAGGCGGCCGGTCGGGTCAACCGCGTCGATGGCCACAGCCACCGTACGGATGGCCTGGTGGGCAAGCTCGGTGAAGCCGCCCTCGAAGAAGATGTTGTCTATGTCGCCGAGCGGCAGGATGTTGTCGCTGAGGTAGTACGCCAGGCCGGTGAAGCCCTTGTGGCATACCGCGCCTTCCGCGGTGCAGTCCCCGGGCGCATCGACCATCACCGGATTTCCGTCCGCGTCGGTGACGATTTCACCGGTGACCGGATCGATCTGCGGCACCTGCC
The window above is part of the Mycolicibacterium fortuitum subsp. fortuitum genome. Proteins encoded here:
- a CDS encoding SDR family oxidoreductase translates to MPCTVLVTGASGTLGHHVVPEATEAGHQVRALSRRERVGYTGVHWHQADLLSPEGLDAALDGVDAVIHCATQAAGSKDVRAARNLIEAVRRKGVGHLIYVSIVGIDDIPLPYYKTKLRVEQALEMSGVGHTILRATQFHELIEKTFSTQRFSPLLWTLRGVRFQPIDTRDVAARLVSLIDSEPAGRAADIGGPSVHSHSELGQMYLSAHNSVRRVASFTLPGRIVAGYRSGANLTPENAVDGVSFQDYLGGGG
- a CDS encoding DUF1707 SHOCT-like domain-containing protein, whose translation is MSTSAPQDRSMRAADTDRIQVAQLLTDAAAAGRLPMSEYEDRLAKAYAAETYDDLARLSRDLPGAVNCSASHCRPAPSTLLLAIMSGFERRGRWNVPKKLTTFALFGGGVVDLRYADFTAPDVDVHTYSIFGGQTILVPPEVNVDVDGVGVMGNFDQSVDGDGTSGAPRVHIRGFSLWGSVSVKRKKRRNQID